TCAGTGGTAAATGAATACAAGTTGTCAGTAGGTATTTGAGGCAATCTTAGAGTTACTTAATTGCAATACTTccatatagcatcacgcccgtgACTTCGAGCGGGTGGGTTGAGGTGTATGTACCATAGAAACAGGATACCTATCAATTTGAAACTTATGTGTATGTCAGAAATCTCAATTTAGGTTTAAATTGTATCTAATAATGAGAATATGAAATGAATAAGGGTTTTTTTTTGAGCAGATTACATTATCAATTCCAGATTTAAACAAAACACCATGGAGGAGGTGATGTTAAGAAGGCTAAAAATAATATGTGGCGAaatagagaaaataaataagcaaGCCAACAACATATTGGTCTCAGTCTCTCTTCTGGAGTCTATGTCAACACAAGAAGTTGAAATCATTGTTCAGAAATTAGAAACCGTCATAAAGAGATTCTGCGAtgaattgaataattattttagaatagCTCAGGAGCCTGCGGCTGATGATATTTCAAGTATGAGCATTATTCAACTTGGCGCAGAAGAAAATTTAGCTGagttaagaataaaattaaacaataagaAAGCTAATATGTCTACAAGGGCGAAAAGCACGACGTTTGTCTCTGGGAAATTACCAAAGTTATGTCTAGCGGAGTTTGATGGCAATATATTAAATTGGCATCAATTTTGGGACCAATTTAACTCTAACATACATTCAAGAAATCTGTCGGACGTCGATAAGCTGTTATATTTAAAGGCATCTTTGAATGGCGAAGCGCAGAAGGCACTTGATGGTCTGGAaaccacaaataaaaattaccagATAGCTGTAACGGCGTTGAAAGAAAGATATGGTAAACATAACTTACTAATAGATTCACATTATGCAGCATTATATAAGATTAAAGGCGCCGAGAATAACAATGAAGACTGTAGGAAGGTTTTGAATGAGGTTGAACAACACCTAAGAGTTTTATCTTCTCTAGGAGAAAACATTAACCACAATCATCTTCGCTTCATGATTATGGAGAAATTTCCGGAAAACATTATATACGAGTTAAGGTCAAAAACTAATGCTGATTCTATTAGCGACATTAGAAAGGAACTGGAGAACATAATATCTGCCAAGGAGGATGCTTGTCGCATTACTAGGGAGAGTAACAAAGATAAACATGTAGCATATACGGTTGAAACACTTCACGTAAGTAACGAACCTGTAAATGAGAGAAGCTTACCTTTTAAAGAAGACCACGGGAATTTcagatttgagagagactcgagaAATCTGCAGAAGAGAAATCGTAGTCCCGTTCATATTTATGAAGAGAAAAGAACAAAATTCATGTGTATATTTTGTAACGAAAATCACTACAATGATCAATGcactaaatttaaaacaattgcACAACGGAAAGAGAAATTAGGAAATCGCTGTTATGGGTGCCTAAGGAGTGGACATAGCCTCAGAACATGTAGGAGACAGCGGAAGTGTCAATATTGTGGACAAGTCGGCTGCCACGATAGAGCCTTGTGTCCCAAAAGAGACTACTGATTTCGGGTTTCATGACCTTGAAAACAATATCCTAAAATTTTAGATTAGCATATACTTTACCTTAATACcttaattttgttaaaatatactgCAGATATTTCAGCATAGTATTCAACCtcgttattgaaataaaataattgaagaagcCTTAAAGATGTATAGAGAAGCAAAAACACTTTCATGGATATGTTTAAAAACTTAGGAGAATAGGAAGTAATTTAGAAGATTTCAGATAGAATATACCTGATGCAACTACTTAaagataaaaattataatattttagaactTACTTGGGCATTAGACGAATATAAACTCAACTGACACTTCAAATAATAACCAGCTAGCGAACACCAAGACAGACAAATGGTTAACAGAACTGATATTCTTATTAGATACTCCGAATTCAACTTTTCTCTTCTAGCGCGGGACGGTCTTGCGAAGGAACCGACTCCTAAAATCCAAATGAAGACGATGTCTAAAGTGAACTGGGCATATGAAACGCTATCccatatttttatcaataatcTGATTATGGCCATACACGAGGAAACTGTCACGTCGAAGTCAACCACACCGTGtataatacgtacatacataatcttaCGCCCACAATCCctgatggggtgggcagagaacTTGCAGTCACTGGTGAAACAAGTATTATTCGAGTATTATCCGTATCGTTCATGAATATTCGTCAAAATTACTGGACTCCTCAAGGGAAGTGTCACGTGCAAAGGATACTCTTTCACCAACACCGGCACTGCCACCAGAGAAAGTGtattattgagcaccattttCATTTACCGGTTTGGGCTATGAATTCTGCGCAAGTTAAACATGACATAAACGACGGATTTGTTACCTTGCTTTGCAGTGCGAGCTATTCATTTAAGATTCATCTGCCTAAAGGGATCAGTTTACTTTAACCTGAGGCACTCCGACTTGTGACATCAGACTACACTGGAGGCACATTATATCATACTGAAATAGAAAATTTGTGTGGTT
This portion of the Pectinophora gossypiella chromosome 1, ilPecGoss1.1, whole genome shotgun sequence genome encodes:
- the LOC126366756 gene encoding uncharacterized protein LOC126366756; this encodes MEEVMLRRLKIICGEIEKINKQANNILVSVSLLESMSTQEVEIIVQKLETVIKRFCDELNNYFRIAQEPAADDISSMSIIQLGAEENLAELRIKLNNKKANMSTRAKSTTFVSGKLPKLCLAEFDGNILNWHQFWDQFNSNIHSRNLSDVDKLLYLKASLNGEAQKALDGLETTNKNYQIAVTALKERYGKHNLLIDSHYAALYKIKGAENNNEDCRKVLNEVEQHLRVLSSLGENINHNHLRFMIMEKFPENIIYELRSKTNADSISDIRKELENIISAKEDACRITRESNKDKHVAYTVETLHVSNEPVNERSLPFKEDHGNFRFERDSRNLQKRNRSPVHIYEEKRTKFMCIFCNENHYNDQCTKFKTIAQRKEKLGNRCYGCLRSGHSLRTCRRQRKCQYCGQVGCHDRALCPKRDY